A region from the Triticum urartu cultivar G1812 chromosome 1, Tu2.1, whole genome shotgun sequence genome encodes:
- the LOC125506558 gene encoding E3 ubiquitin-protein ligase AIRP2-like isoform X1 — protein MRKAYRDSLKVLEADIQHANTLATEFPREYDGACLQMRLSFSPAAHIFLFLVQWTDCSLAGALGLMRILIYKVYVDGTTTMSTHERKASIKEFYAVIFPSLLQLQRGITDMEDKKQKAVCMERYRRRDEDETSSLSDVDAEREEECGICMEMNSKVVLPNCTHAMCLRCYQDWNSRSQSCPFCRDNLKKTDPGDLWIYVEDDDVVDMETVSRENLRRLFMYINKLPLIVPDVIFSVYDSHIK, from the exons atgCGGAAGGCGTACAGGGACTCCCTCAAGGTGCTCGAAGCTGACATCCAGCACGCCAACACCCT GGCGACTGAATTTCCGCGGGAGTACGATGGGGCGTGCCTGCAGATGCGGCTGTCGTTTAGCCCCGCCGCGCACATATTCCTCTTCCTGGTGCAGTGGACGGACTGCAGCCTCGCTGGGGCTCTCGGATTGATGAGGATCCTCATATACAAG GTCTACGTCGATGGCACAACCACCATGTCGACCCATGAGAGGAAAGCCAGCATCAAGGAATTCTATG CTGTAATATTTCCTTCTTTGCTGCAACTGCAAAGAGGGATCACTGATATGGAGGACAAGAAGCAGAAGGCCGTGTGTATGGAGAGGTACAGAAGGAGAGATGAAGACGAAACAAGCAGCTTATCTGATGTTGATGCTGAGAGGGAGGAGGAATGTGGGATCTGCATGGAGATGAACAGCAAAGTTGTGTTGCCCAACTGCACACATGCGATGTGTCTCAGATGCTATCAGGACTG GAACTCGAGGTCACAGTCCTGCCCATTCTGCCGCGACAACTTGAAGAAGACTGACCCTGGTGACTTGTGGATTTACGTCGAGGACGACGACGTGGTCGACATGGAGACGGTATCAAGAGAGAACCTCAGACGGCTGTTCATGTACATAAACAAGCTCCCTCTGATCGTGCCTGATGTCATCTTCAGTGTCTACGATTCCCACATAAAATGA
- the LOC125506558 gene encoding E3 ubiquitin-protein ligase AIRP2-like isoform X2 → MRKAYRDSLKVLEADIQHANTLATEFPREYDGACLQMRLSFSPAAHIFLFLVQWTDCSLAGALGLMRILIYKVYVDGTTTMSTHERKASIKEFYAVIFPSLLQLQRGITDMEDKKQKAVCMERYRRRDEDETSSLSDVDAEREEECGICMEMNSKVVLPNCTHAMCLRCYQDCP, encoded by the exons atgCGGAAGGCGTACAGGGACTCCCTCAAGGTGCTCGAAGCTGACATCCAGCACGCCAACACCCT GGCGACTGAATTTCCGCGGGAGTACGATGGGGCGTGCCTGCAGATGCGGCTGTCGTTTAGCCCCGCCGCGCACATATTCCTCTTCCTGGTGCAGTGGACGGACTGCAGCCTCGCTGGGGCTCTCGGATTGATGAGGATCCTCATATACAAG GTCTACGTCGATGGCACAACCACCATGTCGACCCATGAGAGGAAAGCCAGCATCAAGGAATTCTATG CTGTAATATTTCCTTCTTTGCTGCAACTGCAAAGAGGGATCACTGATATGGAGGACAAGAAGCAGAAGGCCGTGTGTATGGAGAGGTACAGAAGGAGAGATGAAGACGAAACAAGCAGCTTATCTGATGTTGATGCTGAGAGGGAGGAGGAATGTGGGATCTGCATGGAGATGAACAGCAAAGTTGTGTTGCCCAACTGCACACATGCGATGTGTCTCAGATGCTATCAGGACTG CCCATGA
- the LOC125529354 gene encoding putative [ribosomal protein S18]-alanine N-acetyltransferase produces the protein MAAAATILELDPSHERAGRVIDDIVRLEKRIFPKHESLARSFHDELKRRNTGLIYSTSGVGDDEEVAGYAMYTCATSLCASITKLAVKESCRRQGLGEALLQAAVEKCRRRRVQRVSLHVDPARTAAVALYRKAGFQVDATIEGYYSAQRNAYRMYMDL, from the exons ATGGCGGCCGCGGCCACGATCCTCGAGTTGGACCCTTCACACGAGCGCGCCGGCCGCGTCATCGACGACATCGTGCGGCTGGAGAAGAGGATCTTCCCGAAGCACGAGTCGCTGGCGCGCTCGTTCCACGACGAGCTCAAGCGCCGGAACACCGGCCTGATCTACTCGACGTCCGGCGTCGGCGACGACGAGGAGGTCGCCGGCTACGCCATGTACACCTGCGCCACCTCCCTCTGCGCCTCCATCACCAAACTCGCCG TGAAGGAGAGCTGCCGGAGGCAGGGCCTCGGCGAGGCGCTCCTGCAGGCCGCCGTCGAGAAGTGCCGGAGGAGGCGGGTCCAGCGGGTGTCCCTCCACGTCGACCCGGCGAGGACGGCCGCGGTGGCGCTTTACCGGAAGGCCGGGTTCCAGGTGGACGCCACCATCGAGGGCTACTACTCCGCACAGAGGAATGCTTACCGGATGTACATGGATCTCTAG